One Salvelinus fontinalis isolate EN_2023a chromosome 11, ASM2944872v1, whole genome shotgun sequence DNA window includes the following coding sequences:
- the LOC129865438 gene encoding uncharacterized protein LOC129865438 isoform X2, producing the protein MTPSKRITLCLIFPLLVEMDVVAGTGSSSILQDSGLISANVGDAVIVHCFYKGHMDMYFSWYKQPLGDKLQLFSTVYKFDRNATFYHEFKDNPRFSVENGQEKNHLKISDMQLSDSSTYYCGSAYGNKVEFGKGAILIVKGSGSRNMTVLQQPVSESVQPGDSVSLNCTIHTETCAGEHSVYWFRHGSGESRPGILYSHVDRNDQCEKSPEAGSHTQSCVYNLPKRNLSLSDAGTYYCAVASCGEILFGNGTKLDIQVPEHDSPFDLSPTVLLLVVSNIVLGIVTLLLVWALCKTLNRDSRGRTDVPTSQGNQNQDSDVLNYAAVSFTPKKKSSSRRAREKTSREDAVYSDVRYLQQQ; encoded by the exons ATGACACCTTCAAAGAGGATCACACTGTGTCTGATATTTCCACTTCTTGTAGAGATGG ATGTAGTAGCTGGTACTGGGTCCTCATCTATACTTCAGGACAGTGGTCTCATATCAGCCAACGTTGGAGACGCAGTGATTGTGCACTGCTTCTATAAAGGCCACATGGACATGTATTTCTCCTGGTACAAGCAACCCTTGGGAGATAAGCTTCAACTCTTCTCAACTGTCTATAAGTTCGACAGGAACGCAACATTTTACCATGAGTTTAAGGATAACCCTCGATTCTCAGTGGAAAACGGACAAGAAAAGAATCACCTAAAGATCTCAGACATGCAGCTCTCTGATTCAAGCACATACTACTGTGGAAGCGCTTATGGCAACAAGGTGGAGTTTGGAAAAGGAGCCATTCTCATAGTAAAAG GTTCAGGGTCCAGAAACATGACTGTGCTCCAGCAGCCTGTGTCTGAGTCAGTCCAGCCAGGAGACTCTGTGTCTCTGAACTGTACAATACACACTGAGACCTGTGCAGGAGAACACAGTGTCTATTGGTTCAGACATGGCTCAGGAGAATCCCGTCCAGGAATCCTTTACTCGCATGTAGACAGGAATGATCAGTGTGAGAAGAGCCCTGAGGCTGGGTCTCATACACAGAGCTGTGTCTACAACCTCCCCAAGAGGAACCTCAGCCTCTCTGATGCTGGGACTTACTACTGTGCTGTGGCCTCATGTGGGGAGATACTGTTTGGGAATGGGACCAAGCTGGACATTCAAG TTCCAGAACATGATTCTCCATTTGATCTGAGTCCTACTGTTCTGTTGTTGGTCGTCTCCAACATCGTTTTGGGGATAGTGACCCTTCTACTTGTCTGGGCGCTGTGCAAGACTCTGAACAGAGATAGCAGAG GGAGGACTGATGTCCCAACATCCCAGGGCAATCAG AATCAAGACAGTGACGTGTTGAACTATGCAGCTGTCAGTTTCACCCCCAAGAAGAAGTCCTCCTCTAGAAGAGCAAGAGAGAAGACCAGCAGAGAGGATGCAGTGTACTCTGATGTCAGATACCTTCAGCAGCAGTGA
- the LOC129865438 gene encoding uncharacterized protein LOC129865438 isoform X1 codes for MTRSKRITLCLIFPLLLEMDVVAGTGSSSILQDSGLISANVGDAVIVHCFYKGHMDMYFSWYKQPLGDKLQLFSTVYKFDRNATFYHEFKDNPRFSVENGQEKNHLKISDMQLSDSSTYYCGSAYGNKVEFGKGAILIVKGSGSRNMTVLQQPVSESVQPGDSVSLNCTIHTETCAGEHSVYWFRHGSGESRPGILYSHVDRNDQCEKSPEAGSHTQSCVYNLPKRNLSLSDAGTYYCAVASCGEILFGNGTKLDIQVPEHDSPFDLSPTVLLLVVSNIVLGIVTLLLVWALCKTLNRDSRGRTDVPTSQGNQNQDSDVLNYAAVSFTPKKKSSSRRAREKTSREDAVYSDVRYLQQQ; via the exons ATGACACGCTCAAAGAGGATCACACTGTGTCTGATATTTCCACTTCTTCTAGAGATGG ATGTAGTAGCTGGTACTGGGTCCTCATCTATACTTCAGGACAGTGGTCTCATATCAGCCAACGTTGGAGACGCAGTGATTGTGCACTGCTTCTATAAAGGCCACATGGACATGTATTTCTCCTGGTACAAGCAACCCTTGGGAGATAAGCTTCAACTCTTCTCAACTGTCTATAAGTTCGACAGGAACGCAACATTTTACCATGAGTTTAAGGATAACCCTCGATTCTCAGTGGAAAACGGACAAGAAAAGAATCACCTAAAGATCTCAGACATGCAGCTCTCTGATTCAAGCACATACTACTGTGGAAGCGCTTATGGCAACAAGGTGGAGTTTGGAAAAGGAGCCATTCTCATAGTAAAAG GTTCAGGGTCCAGAAACATGACTGTGCTCCAGCAGCCTGTGTCTGAGTCAGTCCAGCCAGGAGACTCTGTGTCTCTGAACTGTACAATACACACTGAGACCTGTGCAGGAGAACACAGTGTCTATTGGTTCAGACATGGCTCAGGAGAATCCCGTCCAGGAATCCTTTACTCGCATGTAGACAGGAATGATCAGTGTGAGAAGAGCCCTGAGGCTGGGTCTCATACACAGAGCTGTGTCTACAACCTCCCCAAGAGGAACCTCAGCCTCTCTGATGCTGGGACTTACTACTGTGCTGTGGCCTCATGTGGGGAGATACTGTTTGGGAATGGGACCAAGCTGGACATTCAAG TTCCAGAACATGATTCTCCATTTGATCTGAGTCCTACTGTTCTGTTGTTGGTCGTCTCCAACATCGTTTTGGGGATAGTGACCCTTCTACTTGTCTGGGCGCTGTGCAAGACTCTGAACAGAGATAGCAGAG GGAGGACTGATGTCCCAACATCCCAGGGCAATCAG AATCAAGACAGTGACGTGTTGAACTATGCAGCTGTCAGTTTCACCCCCAAGAAGAAGTCCTCCTCTAGAAGAGCAAGAGAGAAGACCAGCAGAGAGGATGCAGTGTACTCTGATGTCAGATACCTTCAGCAGCAGTGA